One stretch of Euphorbia lathyris chromosome 7, ddEupLath1.1, whole genome shotgun sequence DNA includes these proteins:
- the LOC136235282 gene encoding uncharacterized protein isoform X1, with the protein MERTEPSLVPEWLRSSGSVSGGGSSAPHFASSSSHSDVLSSAHHSRNRNSKSTSDFDSPRSVFIDRISSSNSRRISSNGSAKHAYSSFSRSHRDKDRERDKDRLNFGDHWDRDVSDPFGTLMSRSEKDTLRRTHSMVSRKQVDVLPRRSALDLKNGSSSNHSNGNGLISGITAGVSIQKVVFEKDFPSLGSEERQGVPDIGRVSSPGLTTAVQSLPVGSSSIGGEGWTSALAEVPPIIGNNNSGSISASQTLPTSASGAASVMHGLNMAEALTQAPSKTRATPQVKQLSVQTQRLEELAIKQSRQLIPVTPSMPKSSALSSSDKSKSKTAVRSGEMNAGAKNMQQQPSSLHPANQSLLGGHIKADATKASHGKLMVLKPARENGTSPSPKDVASPNNASRAANTQLAPPPSVPSAPLRSPNNPKLSSGERKSTSMSLISGFNVEKRPSLSQTQSRIDFFNHLKKKTSTTTSTTLPDSASTVSSPRSEKSCEVNKEAESNPSSPQAINNGNEVTSNGDTVEEFQRFSDEEAAFLRSLGWEENSGEDEGLTEEEISTFIQECIKLRPSLKLCRGVQQKLLETHATGLVGGTPELSTSDSGSEL; encoded by the exons ATGGAAAGAACTGAACCTTCATTAGTTCCAGAATGGTTGAGAAGTTCTGGAAGTGTTTCAGGGGGTGGCAGTTCAGCCCCCCACTTTGCATCATCTTCTTCCCACTCAG ATGTATTGTCCTCAGCACATCATTCTAGAAACAGAAATTCTAAGAGCACAAGTGATTTTGATTCACCTCGCTCTGTTTTTATTGACCGAATATCTTCATCTAATTCCCGGAGGATTTCTAGTAATGGGTCTGCCAAGCATGCATATAGTAGCTTCAGTAGAAGTCATCGTGATAAAGATAGAGAAAGGGACAAAGATAGGTTGAACTTTGGAGACCATTGGGATCGTGATGTTTCTGATCCTTTTGGAACTTTAATGTCAAGGAGTGAGAAGGACACTCTGCGACGAACCCATTCTATGGTGTCAAGGAAACAGGTTGACGTGTTACCTCGAAGATCTGCTCTTGACCTAAAAAATGGGAGTAGCAGCAATCATTCTAATGGAAATGGCTTGATTTCTGGGATTACTGCTGGTGTTAGCATTCAGAAGGTAGTATTTGAAAAAGATTTTCCATCTCTCGGAAGTGAAGAAAGGCAAGGAGTGCCTGATATTGGTAGGGTTTCATCTCCTGGTCTGACCACAGCTGTCCAAAGCTTGCCTGTCGGGAGCTCTTCAATTGGTGGGGAAGGATGGACCTCAGCTTTGGCAGAGGTGCCCCCTATAATTGGAAACAATAACAGTGGTTCAATATCTGCTTCCCAAACTTTACCTACCTCTGCATCTGGTGCTGCAAGTGTAATGCATGGTCTAAATATGGCTGAAGCATTGACTCAGGCTCCATCAAAAACCCGTGCTACCCCGCAGGTAAAGCAG TTGTCGGTTCAAACTCAAAGACTTGAGGAATTGGCAATCAAGCAATCAAGGCAATTAATACCAGTGACCCCTTCAATGCCTAAGAGTTCG gCACTAAGTTCATCTGACAAGTCAAAGTCGAAAACTGCAGTCAGATCTGGTGAGATGAATGCGGGTGCCAAGAATATGCAGCAGCAGCCCTCTTCATTGCACCCTGCCAATCAATCTCTTCTTGGGGGGCACATCAAAGCTGATGCGACAAAGGCATCTCATGGAAAGCTCATGGTTCTCAAGCCAGCTCGAGAAAATGGTACATCCCCTTCTCCAAAGGATGTTGCAAGTCCAAATAATGCCAGCAGAGCTGCAAATACTCAACTTGCTCCTCCTCCTTCAGTTCCATCTGCTCCGTTAAGGAGTCCAAACAACCCTAAGCTTTCTTCTGGAGAGCGCAAATCAACCAGCATGAGTTTGATATCAGGGTTTAATGTGGAAAAGAGGCCTTCTCTCTCTCAAACCCAGAGCCGGATTGATTTCTTTAATCACCTgaaaaagaaaacttcaaccaCCACTTCTACAACTCTCCCAGATTCAGCTTCTACTGTTTCATCTCCTAGGAGTGAGAAATCTTGTGAAGTAAACAAGGAAGCAGAAAGTAATCCTTCAAGTCCTCAGGCTATTAATAACGGAAATGAGGTGACTAGCAATGGTGATACAGTTGAGGAATTTCAGAGGTTTTCTGACGAAGAGGCAGCTTTCCTTCGTTCTCTTGGATGGGAAGAAAATTCTGGGGAGGATGAGGGTCTTACTGAGGAAGAAATAAGTACTTTCATTCAGGAG TGCATCAAGTTGAGGCCATCACTGAAACTCTGCCGAGGAGTGCAGCAGAAGCTGCTTGAAACTCATGCAACTGGTTTGGTTGGAGGGACTCCGGAACTGAGCACTTCTGACTCTGGATCAGAATTGTGA
- the LOC136235282 gene encoding uncharacterized protein isoform X2: MERTEPSLVPEWLRSSGSVSGGGSSAPHFASSSSHSDVLSSAHHSRNRNSKSTSDFDSPRSVFIDRISSSNSRRISSNGSAKHAYSSFSRSHRDKDRERDKDRLNFGDHWDRDVSDPFGTLMSRSEKDTLRRTHSMVSRKQVDVLPRRSALDLKNGSSSNHSNGNGLISGITAGVSIQKVVFEKDFPSLGSEERQGVPDIGRVSSPGLTTAVQSLPVGSSSIGGEGWTSALAEVPPIIGNNNSGSISASQTLPTSASGAASVMHGLNMAEALTQAPSKTRATPQLSVQTQRLEELAIKQSRQLIPVTPSMPKSSALSSSDKSKSKTAVRSGEMNAGAKNMQQQPSSLHPANQSLLGGHIKADATKASHGKLMVLKPARENGTSPSPKDVASPNNASRAANTQLAPPPSVPSAPLRSPNNPKLSSGERKSTSMSLISGFNVEKRPSLSQTQSRIDFFNHLKKKTSTTTSTTLPDSASTVSSPRSEKSCEVNKEAESNPSSPQAINNGNEVTSNGDTVEEFQRFSDEEAAFLRSLGWEENSGEDEGLTEEEISTFIQECIKLRPSLKLCRGVQQKLLETHATGLVGGTPELSTSDSGSEL; the protein is encoded by the exons ATGGAAAGAACTGAACCTTCATTAGTTCCAGAATGGTTGAGAAGTTCTGGAAGTGTTTCAGGGGGTGGCAGTTCAGCCCCCCACTTTGCATCATCTTCTTCCCACTCAG ATGTATTGTCCTCAGCACATCATTCTAGAAACAGAAATTCTAAGAGCACAAGTGATTTTGATTCACCTCGCTCTGTTTTTATTGACCGAATATCTTCATCTAATTCCCGGAGGATTTCTAGTAATGGGTCTGCCAAGCATGCATATAGTAGCTTCAGTAGAAGTCATCGTGATAAAGATAGAGAAAGGGACAAAGATAGGTTGAACTTTGGAGACCATTGGGATCGTGATGTTTCTGATCCTTTTGGAACTTTAATGTCAAGGAGTGAGAAGGACACTCTGCGACGAACCCATTCTATGGTGTCAAGGAAACAGGTTGACGTGTTACCTCGAAGATCTGCTCTTGACCTAAAAAATGGGAGTAGCAGCAATCATTCTAATGGAAATGGCTTGATTTCTGGGATTACTGCTGGTGTTAGCATTCAGAAGGTAGTATTTGAAAAAGATTTTCCATCTCTCGGAAGTGAAGAAAGGCAAGGAGTGCCTGATATTGGTAGGGTTTCATCTCCTGGTCTGACCACAGCTGTCCAAAGCTTGCCTGTCGGGAGCTCTTCAATTGGTGGGGAAGGATGGACCTCAGCTTTGGCAGAGGTGCCCCCTATAATTGGAAACAATAACAGTGGTTCAATATCTGCTTCCCAAACTTTACCTACCTCTGCATCTGGTGCTGCAAGTGTAATGCATGGTCTAAATATGGCTGAAGCATTGACTCAGGCTCCATCAAAAACCCGTGCTACCCCGCAG TTGTCGGTTCAAACTCAAAGACTTGAGGAATTGGCAATCAAGCAATCAAGGCAATTAATACCAGTGACCCCTTCAATGCCTAAGAGTTCG gCACTAAGTTCATCTGACAAGTCAAAGTCGAAAACTGCAGTCAGATCTGGTGAGATGAATGCGGGTGCCAAGAATATGCAGCAGCAGCCCTCTTCATTGCACCCTGCCAATCAATCTCTTCTTGGGGGGCACATCAAAGCTGATGCGACAAAGGCATCTCATGGAAAGCTCATGGTTCTCAAGCCAGCTCGAGAAAATGGTACATCCCCTTCTCCAAAGGATGTTGCAAGTCCAAATAATGCCAGCAGAGCTGCAAATACTCAACTTGCTCCTCCTCCTTCAGTTCCATCTGCTCCGTTAAGGAGTCCAAACAACCCTAAGCTTTCTTCTGGAGAGCGCAAATCAACCAGCATGAGTTTGATATCAGGGTTTAATGTGGAAAAGAGGCCTTCTCTCTCTCAAACCCAGAGCCGGATTGATTTCTTTAATCACCTgaaaaagaaaacttcaaccaCCACTTCTACAACTCTCCCAGATTCAGCTTCTACTGTTTCATCTCCTAGGAGTGAGAAATCTTGTGAAGTAAACAAGGAAGCAGAAAGTAATCCTTCAAGTCCTCAGGCTATTAATAACGGAAATGAGGTGACTAGCAATGGTGATACAGTTGAGGAATTTCAGAGGTTTTCTGACGAAGAGGCAGCTTTCCTTCGTTCTCTTGGATGGGAAGAAAATTCTGGGGAGGATGAGGGTCTTACTGAGGAAGAAATAAGTACTTTCATTCAGGAG TGCATCAAGTTGAGGCCATCACTGAAACTCTGCCGAGGAGTGCAGCAGAAGCTGCTTGAAACTCATGCAACTGGTTTGGTTGGAGGGACTCCGGAACTGAGCACTTCTGACTCTGGATCAGAATTGTGA